Proteins co-encoded in one Bremerella sp. TYQ1 genomic window:
- a CDS encoding barstar family protein — protein MSDATEKRIIIPPELTSVEAIYEYLGQSLEFPEYYGGNLDALYDCATSDICDPVCVVWPKDWTGGNPYLYLLAMRVLGVLLDAAQENPNLRIVQAD, from the coding sequence ATGAGCGATGCCACTGAAAAGCGAATCATCATTCCACCCGAATTGACTTCGGTGGAAGCGATCTACGAGTACCTGGGACAAAGCCTCGAGTTTCCGGAATACTACGGCGGCAATCTTGATGCCCTGTACGACTGTGCGACCAGCGATATCTGTGATCCTGTCTGTGTCGTCTGGCCTAAGGATTGGACCGGAGGGAATCCTTATTTGTATCTGCTTGCGATGCGCGTCCTGGGCGTCCTGCTGGATGCCGCTCAGGAAAACCCGAACCTTCGCATTGTCCAAGCAGACTAA
- a CDS encoding ribonuclease domain-containing protein, with translation MSRMKLRLIVFAIALCFVGVNSLLKMWKGDTTPQGDAPANDPAGEVVDITPTTNFPSTTDSDTVDIAALNQGVLNGPEEVAIVEHIVAQGRLPDSFVTKNEARELGWVASRGNLRDVAPGKSIGGDRFMNREGELPNAPGRKYFEADLAYNGGHRGAERLVFSSDGLIFVTRDHYKTFDEVQTKP, from the coding sequence ATGTCGCGAATGAAACTTCGCCTGATCGTCTTTGCCATCGCCCTCTGTTTTGTCGGCGTGAACTCGCTGCTCAAGATGTGGAAGGGAGATACGACCCCGCAAGGCGACGCCCCTGCAAATGATCCAGCAGGGGAAGTGGTCGACATCACCCCGACGACCAATTTTCCATCGACGACCGATTCGGACACCGTCGATATCGCCGCGCTGAATCAAGGTGTCCTGAACGGCCCTGAAGAAGTCGCGATCGTAGAACATATTGTGGCGCAAGGGCGGCTGCCTGATTCATTCGTGACTAAGAACGAGGCCCGCGAGCTTGGTTGGGTAGCATCGAGGGGAAACTTACGGGATGTGGCCCCTGGGAAGAGCATCGGGGGCGACCGCTTCATGAACCGAGAAGGGGAGCTTCCCAATGCTCCTGGACGCAAGTACTTCGAGGCCGATTTGGCGTACAACGGGGGACATCGCGGGGCGGAGCGGCTGGTCTTTTCTAGCGATGGATTGATCTTCGTGACGAGGGATCACTATAAGACGTTTGACGAGGTTCAAACGAAGCCATGA